Below is a genomic region from Tenrec ecaudatus isolate mTenEca1 chromosome 15, mTenEca1.hap1, whole genome shotgun sequence.
tatTATCAGAACAATAAAAGTATCTTAAAATGCAAATAGAATGATGCTTAGAAGTAAGAATGTTGATACTTCTTTCCGTGACTTTAAACACATTATCTTGgtggaacagtccctggagaaggacattattttttttgtaaaataggacaaggaaaaagaaaaatattcaatcaATGGACTGAGACAGTTGCTGCAATCACGGACTCCTTCCTATGTAACCACACTAGTGAGGACTGGGCTGCGTTTGCTTCACTTGCACAGACTCCATGAGGCTGAAAGGACTCAATGGCACAAAACATGCATTTGTTTTCATATATGAtcatgcctcagaaacccacgccttatatatcattttaaaaaatgctatgaAATTATTGTTCATGTTTAGAACctgtctcattttgaattatagtctgaagcaggagtcctcaaactttttaaacaggggccagttcactgttcctcagacttgttggagggccagattatagttttaaaaaagactatgaacaaattcctaagcacactgcacatatcttactttgaagtaaaaaaaacggggcaaaaacaccagttgggcaagataaatgtcctcagcgggccgcatgtggcccgtagtttgaggacccctgaagcaCAGGTCGCAATTAATTCTCCAAATGGCTAATTCTTCCGCAAACACATACTGAAGAAATTCTTTATTGGATGATCTTAGCACTCAGTTAGAAGATCAGTTTACATTAGCTATATAAGTTTGCTTGTGTACTTTTCATGGTGTTACATTGGTTGGGATGGAGTCCTCAGGTAAAACAAGTAGTGGGGGTTCCAACCCACGCAAAAGTGCCTTGGAAGTCAGGCTTACTGAACTAATTCTCAAAGCAAAACAAGACAACCAGCTGCATTCTGCACACAATGGGTCACATGGAGTCAGAATCCCCTCTTAGGAAGCAGAAGCAACCCCGGGTGGCTTTTCTTTTCATGATGACTATTAGCTCACAGAAACCGAGGCAGCACCATGGTTAGGGCATTGGGCATCTAAAACCCAACTATGAGGGAGAACAGTTAAATTGTTCTTCTTAGAAAATTACAGACCCTTATGAGTGGTTTTATGTCCTCATTGACAAGGACAGCAAGCGACCTCTGCGCTGCCTGCTAAGGAGATAACCAAAGGACCCTGTGAAAGAAGACTCTGTAACACCTTAATCATGAAGCCAGGCCCCCGTAAACATCTTGCAGTAGACTGTACCAAAGATAATTTTGACCCAGAGCAGCATCCCAGATAAAACTGAATGGAACGAGatatgagaaacaaagacaaatcAAGTCAATAATTAGAGAGCTGATTGACCACTGAGACAGCACCCTCCAATTTGAAATTACCATATAAAAGCTAGAAGTGTTCTcctaaaccaggggtcctcaaactttcaaaacagggggccagttcactgtccctcagactgttgggccatagttaaaaaaaaaaaactatgaacaaattcctatgcacagtgcacatcttatgttgaagtgaaaaaacaaaatgagaacaaatacAGTATCTAAAATGAAGAACAAGTAAAGTTAAATCAACAAACTTACCAGTATTTCAATGGGAACTATGGGCCTGCTTTTTGCTAATGAGATGGTCATGTCCGGTTCCATATTTGTCACTGCTAGTCCTAACAAGTGAGGCAAGTGTGCATCAGTTAGTCTAGATCTGATTGGAGATTTCAGATGTTTCATTCTGGAAAAAGTCTGTTCACAGACATAAGTGCTGCCAGAGATGGTTGCCATTGTGAGTGCATGGTTCCTGGCATTAGGATAGGTCTCAGAGGGGGAGCTGCACAGAAATTAGGAAGGTTGCTTGACTTGAATGCATCTTTAAGAGAGTCACAATTCTGCAGTTCAGCCAGTTCCATTTGGTAAATAGTATCCACTTTTTCAATGTCAACAGAAAACGGGTTACGGCAAAGCAGTATGTCCTGTTCATGAAGACGAAGCTCTTTAAATCTAAATTGGAACTTCTTTTGCAACTTTTCCAGTGAATCCGCATGTTTTGTTTGGGAATGCAACCAATGGGTTTTCCGCTAACAGTTTTGAGTTTTGGGGAGATGGCAGAAATTTTCCTTCTTCACTTGTTTGATAAGCTCTAATTTTACTTCAAAAGCTTTCACAGGTGATTTCATATCACAGATGAGCTTCCCCTTTCCTTGAAGTTACACATGGAAACTGCTGAGTAGCTCTTTTACATCTGTCAGAAAGGCAATGCATCATTGAGCTCCGGTACTTCTTTGgtttttgaaagcagaaaagctgtaatctgtggaagtaagtcatagaaatgtttcaaaactttCCCTCGATTCAGTCAACGGACTTCTGTGTGGTACAGATCATCTTCATAGGCAACATTTAGCTCAGACCAAAATTCCTGAAATTGTCTGTGGTTTAGTACATTAGCTCTAATGGAGTTCACACAATATACCACAATTTTCCTAACAGACTCCCACTTCAGTGATTTACTACACAGCGCTTGCTGTGTATGAGGCAGTGTATGGCTATTGGATGAGAATAGTTATGTTTGTCCATCTCTGGGTTAATTGTAGCAATTACTCCTTTCTTAGATGTCACCATGCTAGGAGCACCATCAGTTGTCACACTGGCTAGtttagcccagtccagctccaaCCCATTCAGTTTGGCAAACCTTTTCATAGATATATTCTCCTGTAGTTGTTCCTTTGATGCTTTGCAGTGCAGCAAGCTCTTCATGGCTTCAAAATAGTCATTCGTCTCGCGAATAAAAATCAGAAGTTGTGTAGAATCACGAACATCATTACTTTCATCGAGTGCCAAGGAAAAATAGGAACATTTTTTCCGGAGTTTTGCAAATGCTGATGAAAATTGTCTCCCATTTCTTCAATCCTTCGTGTAATTGCAGGTCCTGAAAGACTCACTGTACTAAATAAATCGGCCTTCTCTGGACacatctcttgggaaacagaaagaaggcatTCTTTAACAAATTCTCCCTCCACGAATGGTCTACCAGTGCATGCGATTAGCTTGGCAACTTGAAAACTTGCTCGCAGTGATGAAATATTTAGCTGCTTCTGCTTCACAAAAGTATTTTGCTGAGTTGTCAATGtaatttttcagttttaaaattttatcttttctcaCTTGTCCGACCAAGCaaacatatttatctttatgttgagtttgatATTGAAAACGCAAATTGTATTCTGTGAACACAGACACTATATTCTGGCATATCAAACACACAGCTCTTTTCTTGTACTGCATGAAAAAGTAATCATAAGCCCACTGTTCTTTGAATATCCGGCACTGAGTCAAattttctttattgatataattgttttctAGGGATTCCAAATTGCGATGAATAAAATACCAACATATATGTGCAGCACTACAAAAACAATATACCAGTAATAACTTTGCCCAGAGACATGTAGACTGCACTATTAATACAGTCTGATCAATGCCCATCAATGCAGTCTGATCAGTGTCCATCAATGCAGCCTTGCCAGTCCACATCAGTTCAGCCTCACCAGTGCCCATATTGGTGGAACTCTGCTTCTACCTCAGTTTCACATTGATGCGGTTTGGGAAGCGGCAGGTGTACAGGGCCGGTTCCTCTACCACCTTTCGAgttcacactaccctgtgtgatccgcACTGTGATCTGTGAACTTGCACAGGAATCTGATCGCATAGGTGAGAAGACCCATAGTCAGATTCCATTGCAGGAAAAAAGAAGGCACGGCTGCCTTTTATCTTGTGAATCTAATGTGAGCTCAGCCATACAAGCATATGGCTGAACCTGCACTGCTCAGATACTGCAACAGTGTGAACCGGGGCTCGGGGCTTACACAGCACACAACATATACCATCATACACAAGCGACTAGCAATCAGAATATAAATGCACTCACTCCCAATTAATTAGGTTTCCTACTCCTCTGCTGTCTGCAgagccagattaagttcccatggggtACTACGCAGATTACCAGTTTGGGGCCCCCAACCAATAACACTGACTGCTGATCATTTGCATTCCCTCTGAGCACTGACAATCTGCATTAGCACTGAGCACTGACTATTTGCATTATGACTGTGAGGCAGCCCCCCTAGAAACCACCCCCAAACGAActaaccaacttaaaaaaaaagacctcctAACTTCAGGGGGGGGGAAAGGCCCTACTAActgcaaaataaaaattttttttttatagtTGCATCTTTATTAGAAAGTCTCTGCTGCCGACTTAGCATTTTCCACCAACCCGGGGAGCGGACACTTTCACGGGCTTCACAATCTTTTGCTTAGGTGCTGCCTTGGTGGGGGCCTTAGTAGCAGCCATTGCTGTCTTTTTAGAAGCTTGCTTTGCCTTTTTTGCTTCCTTGGCAGCTCTGATGGCCTGTTCTCGCTGGGCCTTTCTAACCTCAGGCTTCTGATTCCTCTTGGCCATAATATCAGCAAGAGATGCACCAGTGATGGCCCTCTGGAATTTGACTGCACGGCGGgttcttttcttttgaatttcttcCGACTGCCCCTTCTTGTGCTTCCTCCTGTACAGGACAGTCCAGTTGATCTGCCGAGGGTTCCTCTTGGAAAGGAATGCCGACTCGCATTTTGCATTCAGGAACTGGAAAACCTTTCCATCGGTCCTGGCGTAGCGCCGCCCGTGCCCGGGGTAAATCTTGTAGCCGCTGAAGCTGCACAGCTCGACCTTCATGGCTGCGGCAGCAGAGGCCCGGGGAAGACGGCGAAGAGgacacaaaataaaatttttaaaaagatctcctaagttaaaaaaaaaatcctaacttgttcttaccttggtcctcaagcagcagcaggctctgcacaGGCAAGCTCATGACTCATCCAATCAGATCACACTGGAGACTGAGAGGAGGAGTagagacagagaggaggggaGTCGGAGAGTGCAACTCACATTCCACACATGTGCAGAGGGCCCGGGACTAGTCAGCTGTTAAGTAGAACAAGCAGAGgctgctgttgaaggccattaagactcagccttcaaAGGGCTGAGCAATCTCATGACCtacgtgtcagtgtttgctgatttcttctgtgactttacgttttgaacagactgtcaaggacaagaaagtataTGAAAGGTCTGGGaaaaaacaggtggtttaattttctcaaggatgtctggcttggcagaagatagagttgctatgtgtatcaaatgtgcttgcttaacaatgagatcattaaccccgggttgtttctgcatggatctaaggagtgtgtagaataaactccaGTGTTTCAGTCTATCAgattgttgtcctcccaatcctttctgtctctcttttttcccttaatcctcactccccctttcaggactgttagaCTCATCAGCTGGCTCCGACAGGCTGCAAAAAAAGAcaaggtgggctggataaatgtcctcagtgggccgcatgtggcccacaggccataTTTTGAGGGCCGctgatatgaccaatggaataataaATTACGGTTTTCAGGCCTTTTCCAAACAGAAATTTACTGACTCCTGATCTAGggtaagagtcaggaagaaaaacagcaaggctttctgaaatacataattttaaactatgattatttgacagaatatatttttaaaatgtcacctGGATGGATTGGTTGAACTACCAACCCTGGTggtagtggtgacttgcccagctgTTAAATGAACAatctttcaaacccaccaactgctctgtgggtgaaaTTTGTGGTagcataatctcataaggaagtacaggcttggaaatcttaaagaagttctagtctgtcctatagggttattttgagttggaaatgatcagtgttagcagaattttagtttgggtgaaaagcaaccttTTTCAATatactatacttgaataaatgacaccaagtttcaaaccaccaactttacagccattagttgagacCTTAACATCACCCCCCACAGACTCCAGAGTCTGCTTGAAAGATATTCTGACTGTGACAGTTACacgatctcctgtcaacttgcaaaagattgaagtctagcctgtcaatcaggtcacagcttgataacctcatttggaggtgcaaaggagataaatagctcactggaggccagacacactctctccctgccaggtattcctgttgacaagccacatggagctatgcaaatggcaaccagagccttagagctggaggagccacatggagacccatgacagcactaagatgctttcaatgccactggatccacaagaccttccacccactagcccGTGATTTGCTTGCCCTCAGCGttgttgcatgtgctgcgtgaagtctgaagtggaatttacagactggtatcagacatatgggctaatattggacttacagatttgatctggactgaaatgttttctcaatttagtactttttatataaaaccctttctACACACATAgtagtgtctacgaatttgtttctccagtccactcggactaacacactgacctcAAAACATAGGCTGATCACCCCTGTCACTCCCTATGGAACAAGctcgtttgttttattttctctccaagagaatgttttctcttcttacaactctgAATTCACAGATacgaagggtaggcactgaatcataaaaatagATTCCAAGTGGAAAACTGTAGATGAAAACCCTGGATCAAAATAAGAAATCAGActcgaaactccctctccaaaggcTCCGGAGTCAGaatcctttcttttcaggcccttacagcgccCTGCCACACAGCTGCCTCCCTGCATGTGCGGTTTGTATCTGTTCTCACACTcagtgtgtcttccccaccataaTACATGGATGTATGATAGACTTTTAGAgggtccattcgctgatacagtgtactcttggcaatgtttctggagatggtacaccagcctttacGTAATCTGTATgttatagcaacagtactaatatgtgagacccactgtaggcctgtgtCCGGGGAAgcgagcccctaacacatcattacggatccaataggcacaattgcacagcgacaataagtaaagatcatagtaaagtcatagagagcatgagagctagaagagaaatatagaaataaatggagtcagacacaattcatggtagcatgctcacctcagccccacttggtggtccacatggagggagagagtatctttaatgctaaccaaagctgttatattctctgggaacatgcaagccccctaattacaagtgaggacccacgtcacaggaaggggctgtgctattgggaatatagtaatgggagggggtgacctaggggtatccacgcaatggaagaggagggacttggcgtacacat
It encodes:
- the LOC142427382 gene encoding large ribosomal subunit protein eL24-like yields the protein MKVELCSFSGYKIYPGHGRRYARTDGKVFQFLNAKCESAFLSKRNPRQINWTVLYRRKHKKGQSEEIQKKRTRRAVKFQRAITGASLADIMAKRNQKPEVRKAQREQAIRAAKEAKKAKQASKKTAMAATKAPTKAAPKQKIVKPVKVSAPRVGGKC